Proteins encoded by one window of Arachis hypogaea cultivar Tifrunner chromosome 1, arahy.Tifrunner.gnm2.J5K5, whole genome shotgun sequence:
- the LOC112748009 gene encoding serine carboxypeptidase-like 48, which produces MTSLYKCNAIFSRIMSIAGNINVWYHKKTVRDALGVGDLDFVSCSSTVYDAMMQEWMRNLEVGIPALLEDEIQVLVYAGEEDLICNWLGNSRWVHAMEWSGQNEFGAASTIPFLVDGTAAGTLKSHGPLAFLKVNEAGHMVPMDQPKAALQMLTNWMQGKLTPKKSGANVSPK; this is translated from the exons ATGACTTCATTATATAAATGCAATGCCATATTCAGTCGGATAATGTCCATCGCCGGCAACATTAATGTATGGTATCATAAGAAGACAGTTAGGGATGCTTTAGGTGTTGGGGACTTGGACTTTGTTTCGTGTAGTAGCACAGTCTATGATGCTATGATGCAGGAATGGATGAGAAATCTCGAAGTTGGAATTCCAGCTCTTCTTGAGGATGAAATCCAGGTTCTTGTATATGCTGGAGAAGAAGATCTCATATGTAATTGGCTTG GGAATTCAAGGTGGGTTCATGCAATGGAGTGGTCAGGTCAAAATGAGTTTGGAGCAGCTTCTACTATCCCATTTTTGGTAGATGGCACGGCAGCAGGGACTCTTAAAAGCCATGGACCTCTTGCGTTTCTCAAG GTGAATGAAGCAGGGCACATGGTTCCCATGGATCAACCAAAAGCTGCACTTCAGATGCTAACAAACTGGATGCAAGGGAAACTAACACCGAAAAAGAGTGGAGCTAATGTCTCTCCTAAATGA